In the genome of Daucus carota subsp. sativus chromosome 9, DH1 v3.0, whole genome shotgun sequence, the window TAAAGAGGTATGGattcaaaaaactaattttgaaaaatctatTTTGAGGAGCTATTAGGGTTAGAGGTTTgttttgtgtcagaaaaaactaatcagtcagctatttaccaaacacttttacGACAAACTGCTAATTCATTCCTCAGGCTAAAACATTTACTACTTCAATCAActagttaaaatatttaattcaatccgctatCAGCAATTTCCAAAcatgtgaaatatatatattgcagaCTTTTGATGTACGTGTCGTGTATGTAAAATACTGCATCGGAAATCAGAGGTTTTGCGCAAAATTAAAGGTTTGAGATGTTTTAGAAGTTTGACAACTAGAATTTGCTAATATTGGTGTTCGATAGTTGACGGATtaaaatagaggtttggattCAAAACTCTAATTTAGAAAAgctattttaagaattttttggGTTATAGATTTtagtttgtgtcagaaaaaactaatcaatcaactattttaccaaataattttacaagaaattgctaattcaatccgctaatcaaAACATTTGCTTCAATTGATTAGTAAAAATTTAGGctctgtttgggaattagctaTTTGAGGTCAgcggttagcggattgaaatagatgttttgactagctgattgaaatagatgttttgactagcagattgaattaggcgttttttgtaaatttttttggtAAATAACTGTTTGATTAGCTTTTCATGACATATACCAAAATCTCTAAATCAAGAAACCTCTATTTTAATCTGCTAACTATCGAACACAaatattagcggattgaaatgttTAAAACTCTAAATCATTCCAAATCTCTAATTTTATCACAAaactctaacttccaaacaccgCGTTAAAACGCCAGTAATTTCATACAGGTGCAATACGTATTTGCAGACTTCCTGATGCACGTGTCGTGTATGTAAGGTATTGCTATGTATGAAAGAGAGATGTGAAAAAAAGTGATAATGGGGGCCAGTAGTAGACAGGCtgtcattttcttttttgagtACACTTGTCAGTATCACTAactgaatttaaaatttattcgtaaagagtatatatttatttaatcgtagaaaatataaaacacaAAATTAAGGAAATTAAATCGTTTTTTATTCATCAAATATAACACCCAAAATGAACCCATACTTTCCTTTTATTAAGCTCGGTGCAACCCCATAATACACACTTTTTCACACATACAGCCATGATTTGAACAAGTTAAAGAGATTTCTTGAAATTCACAGTTCTGGGCCATCATAAATCTTGCaaaaacaaaaccccatcaactcatttcacaaattttgattaaaaaaacttGTGGGTTTGGTTCTAGGGTTCTAAAGGTTCAATCTTTAagcatttttgatcaaaatgaGTATATATGGGAGGGATCCATGGGGTGGTCCACTGGAAATAGCAGCAGATTCAACAGCAGATGATGATCGGAGCAGAAATTCACAAGATTTTGACAGGGCCGCACTGTCTAGACCTCTTGATGAGACTCAACAGAGCTGGCTTTTAGGCCCTGGTGAACAGAAGAAGAAGAGATATGTTGATCTTGGGTGTGTTATTGTGAGCAGAAAATTCTTTGTTTGGAGTGTTGGCACTCTTCTTGTTGCTGGGCTTATTGCTGGTTTTATAACTTTGATTGTTAAGACTGTGccacgtcatcatcatcatccaccaCCTCCTGATAATTATACTCTTGCTTTGAGGAAGGCACTCATGTTCTTTAATGCCCAGCGTTGTAAGTTTTGtgaaagtttttatttttatgtgtgtatgtgtttgtgtgtatatTGTGCACTTTTTGTTGTTGGGTTGTTTTGTGCTATTGGGTTTGATGATTCTTCTATGGACTTCTTGTTATGTTCTTTAAGGGAATCTTTTTAAAGGCTTTTAGAAGGGAATCTGATGTTGGTTTTAGAGATTTCACAGTTTGGAAAAATGGAACATGGAAGGCTGTAGGAATGAAATTTTGATTAGTGAATTAGTTTTGGTTATACTGGCATTAACCAGATCCTTGTTAATGATCTTACCTTATTGGCGTTTTAATCTGTAAGATGAATGTTGGATATCTGGCTTGAATTAATGAATGTCCAAATGGGAACACTGGTTTTCTGGGAAAATTGGATGTGGGTTGATAATTGGACAGCTCTTGCATTTGCAGTTAGGAAACTTAATTATCCATGAActgatgatttataattttaatatcactCATTGTTTTGTGGTTTGAGATTGTGGTTAATTGGTGCTCTTTGCTTTtggaatatttgttttattcctATTGTGTTTTCTTGGTTGATCTAAATGTGAATGTTTGCATAGCTGGAAAACTTCCGAGGCACAATAATGTTTCATGGAGGGGAAACTCTGGTATGAATGATGGCAAGTCGGATCCTTCATGGACTTTAACCAAAGATTTGGTGGGTGGCTATTATGATGCTGGTGATGCAATAAAGTTCAACTTCCCTGCTTCCTTTGCCATGACAATGTTGAGCTGGAGTGTTATTGAATATAGTGGCAAATATGAAGCTGCAGGGGAGCTTAATCATGTTAAAGAGATCATTAAGTGGGGAACTGATTATTTTCTCAAGACTTTTAATTCTACCGCTGACAGCATTGACCGAATGGCGGCACAAGTAAGTAATATCTGTATATTGGTTAATTCTGTTACTACCTTATGAATAATTGATGATAGACTACTCTTTCTTGCTTGAAGTAATTGTGGATGTCAGATTTTGTAGATATAACATATTCACATgcagttatattttttatctatgaGGAATCAATTGAAAACATTTCTTTCTCTATCGGACAGGTAGGATCGGGTCAAACTTCACCTGGAGTTCCTAATGATCATTACTGTTGGATGCGTCCCGAAGATATTGATTACCCTCGACCAGTAACTACCTGTACTACCTGCACAGACCTTGCTGCCGAGATGGCAGCTGCTTTGGCTTCTGCATCAATTGTTTTCAAGGACGATAAGGCTTATTCAGAGAAGCTTGTGCATGGTGCTAAAACTCTCTTTAAATTTTCTAGGGATAAGAACCGCGCCAGATATAGTGCCGGCAATGAGGCTGAATTCATGTATAATTCCACAAGCTATTGGGATGAGTTTGTCTGGGGTAGTGCTTGGTTGTATTATGCTACAGGAAATAACTCTTATCTTTCACTTTCGACTAATATGAAAATGGCTAAACATGCTGGTGCTTTTTGGGGAAGTCCAGATTATGGTGTACTTAGCTGGGACAACAAGCTTGCTGGAGCTCAAGTAAGTTAGATAAGCATTAGTGCAAAGTGAGCATCATTTATACGCATATAATCACCTTCTATTGTTCTCGTTGACACAAGGTTATCCACGTACGAATGAGCTACACATTATTTTGCTTTGTCCCTGTAAGGCTCTTTTAGATGGGGATGAAACTCATACTTTCTTTGCACTTTCTTGATGTCAGGAACTGATGAGTTCTGACCTAGTTTTGTTGCTATATTTGGTGTTTTCTGAGTTTATGAGTAAGGTAACAGCTTGATAATAGAGAATTAGAGAAGAAATTGGCAGAAATAGAGATGAGAAGCAGAGTTCAGAGAGATCAGAGTTAGATG includes:
- the LOC108202920 gene encoding endoglucanase 25, producing the protein MSIYGRDPWGGPLEIAADSTADDDRSRNSQDFDRAALSRPLDETQQSWLLGPGEQKKKRYVDLGCVIVSRKFFVWSVGTLLVAGLIAGFITLIVKTVPRHHHHPPPPDNYTLALRKALMFFNAQRSGKLPRHNNVSWRGNSGMNDGKSDPSWTLTKDLVGGYYDAGDAIKFNFPASFAMTMLSWSVIEYSGKYEAAGELNHVKEIIKWGTDYFLKTFNSTADSIDRMAAQVGSGQTSPGVPNDHYCWMRPEDIDYPRPVTTCTTCTDLAAEMAAALASASIVFKDDKAYSEKLVHGAKTLFKFSRDKNRARYSAGNEAEFMYNSTSYWDEFVWGSAWLYYATGNNSYLSLSTNMKMAKHAGAFWGSPDYGVLSWDNKLAGAQVLLTRLRLFLSPGYPYEEGLKTFHNQTSIFMCSFLPYFTSFNRTRGGLIQLNHGRPQPLQYVANAAFLATLYSDYLDAADTPGWYCGPNFYSTDVMRTFAETQIDYILGKNPRKMSYLVGFGNHYPKHVHHRGASIPKNKIKYNCKGGWKWRDTSKPNPNTIVGAMVAGPDRHDGFHDVRSNYNYTEPSLAGNAGLVAALVALSGDQKKIDKNTMFSAVPPMFPTPPPPPAPWKP